A portion of the Corynebacterium heidelbergense genome contains these proteins:
- a CDS encoding HNH endonuclease signature motif containing protein, which produces MTGNRQHLATAQVCAPDDPEVVISDIATRLADDLLAVPPAHRQKVDTTIATKVLTPTRACQAVPAVRCVHRRVQAIIAEISPPARPTDTDEVPTPPPSAGTLSIDTRDENTTTAEALIALIRGQLTTSVTVNLYAPRSNPQQLSTATAGLTDTQRARWVPRITHTRAVGWAYTRGYAPSDAVRAMVTGRDGTCRLSSCGVDAAECQIDHITRFDHTTPTGGGPSVTGNLPCLCAFHHRVKTSGHWDVTMAGDGTQAWTSHGDGHVIITEPGGPLRRASFTHRATNRARILTDRNNQLKPPPDNEPPLPTPHHPPTPAPTQGTRATHPRSPNDGNSPYA; this is translated from the coding sequence GTGACCGGCAACCGCCAGCACCTCGCCACCGCCCAGGTGTGCGCCCCGGACGACCCGGAGGTGGTCATCAGCGATATCGCCACCCGCCTAGCCGACGACCTCCTCGCCGTGCCACCAGCCCACCGCCAGAAGGTGGACACCACCATCGCCACCAAGGTGCTCACCCCCACCCGGGCATGCCAAGCCGTACCCGCCGTGCGGTGTGTCCACCGGCGGGTGCAGGCCATCATCGCCGAGATCTCCCCCCCAGCCCGGCCCACCGACACCGACGAGGTCCCCACCCCACCACCTTCGGCGGGGACCTTGTCGATCGACACCCGCGACGAGAACACCACCACCGCCGAGGCGCTTATCGCCCTGATCCGCGGGCAGTTGACCACCTCGGTGACCGTCAACCTCTACGCCCCGCGCAGTAACCCCCAGCAGTTATCCACCGCCACCGCCGGGCTGACCGACACCCAACGCGCCCGGTGGGTGCCCAGGATCACCCACACCCGGGCTGTGGGGTGGGCCTACACCCGCGGGTACGCGCCCAGCGACGCGGTGCGGGCGATGGTCACCGGCCGGGACGGGACCTGCCGGTTGTCCAGCTGCGGCGTGGACGCCGCCGAATGCCAGATCGACCACATCACCCGGTTCGACCACACCACCCCCACCGGTGGGGGCCCGTCGGTGACCGGGAACCTGCCATGCCTCTGCGCGTTCCACCACCGGGTGAAAACCTCCGGCCACTGGGACGTCACCATGGCCGGTGACGGCACCCAAGCATGGACCAGCCACGGCGACGGGCACGTCATCATCACCGAACCCGGCGGGCCGCTACGCCGAGCATCGTTCACCCACCGGGCCACCAACCGCGCGAGAATACTCACCGACCGCAACAACCAACTCAAACCCCCACCCGACAACGAACCCCCCCTTCCAACCCCACACCACCCACCCACACCCGCACCCACCCAGGGCACGCGGGCCACACACCCACGCTCACCGAACGACGGCAACTCCCCGTACGCCTAA